The Epilithonimonas zeae genome contains a region encoding:
- a CDS encoding acyl-CoA thioesterase, producing the protein MNYEDKIQQSETRVFKVVFPNTTNHHNTMFGGKVMEMMDEVAFMTATRFARKSFVTVSCDRIDFKKPIPADTLVELIGKVKYVGNTSVKVNIEIFIEEMYADTREKAVSGDFTLVAIDENKKPARIFEN; encoded by the coding sequence ATGAATTACGAAGACAAAATCCAGCAATCGGAAACGCGTGTTTTCAAAGTGGTTTTCCCAAATACTACGAATCACCACAATACAATGTTCGGAGGAAAAGTAATGGAAATGATGGATGAGGTGGCTTTTATGACCGCCACTCGTTTTGCCAGAAAATCCTTTGTAACGGTAAGTTGTGATAGAATTGATTTTAAAAAACCGATTCCTGCAGATACTTTGGTAGAATTGATTGGAAAAGTAAAATATGTTGGGAATACCAGCGTAAAAGTCAATATCGAAATATTCATCGAGGAAATGTATGCTGACACTCGCGAAAAAGCGGTTTCAGGAGATTTTACTCTTGTCGCTATTGATGAAAATAAAAAGCCAGCAAGAATCTTTGAAAACTAG
- a CDS encoding urocanate hydratase produces MTFQQQIQQGIPTELPQPKPYEPNINHAPKRKEILSDEEKKLALKNALRYFEPKFHAELLPEFRDELEKYGRIYMYRFRPDYEMKARDIAEYPGKSEQAKAIMLMIQNNLDYAVAQHPHELITYGGNGAVFSNWAQYLLTMKYLSEMTDEQTLTMYSGHPMGLFPSHKDAPRVVVTNGMMIPNYSKPDDWEKFNALGVSQYGQMTAGSYMYIGPQGIVHGTTITVLNAFRKINKEPKGGLFVTSGLGGMSGAQPKAGNIAGCITVIAEVNPKITKIRHEQKWVNEIHENLDDLVARVRKAQGNQETVSLAYLGNIVDIWEKFDEENLRIDIGSDQTSLHNPWAGGYYPVGISFEDSNKMMAENPELFKEKVQETLRRHASAINKHTAKGTYFFDYGNAFLLEASRAGADVMSKNPTIGREFKYPSYVQDIMGPMCFDYGFGPFRWVCTSGKPEDLQKTDDIACAVLEEMIKTSPEEIQQQMKDNITWIKGAQENNLVVGSQARILYADAEGRMKIAEAFNKAIANGEIGAVVLGRDHHDVSGTDSPYRETSNIYDGSRFTADMAIHNVIGDSFRGATWVSIHNGGGVGWGEVINGGFGMLLDGSDDAGRRLKSMLFWDVNNGISRRSWSRNEGAVFAIKRAMEAEPNLKVTLPNFVDEGLF; encoded by the coding sequence ATGACTTTCCAACAACAAATCCAACAAGGAATTCCAACAGAATTACCTCAACCAAAACCATACGAACCCAATATCAACCACGCACCGAAACGTAAAGAAATCCTTTCAGACGAAGAAAAAAAACTCGCTCTGAAAAACGCTTTACGATATTTTGAACCCAAATTCCACGCAGAATTATTGCCGGAATTTAGGGATGAACTGGAAAAATACGGCAGAATTTATATGTACCGCTTCCGTCCCGATTATGAGATGAAAGCCAGAGATATTGCCGAATATCCTGGAAAATCTGAGCAGGCAAAAGCCATTATGCTGATGATTCAGAACAATCTGGATTATGCCGTGGCGCAACATCCGCACGAACTGATTACTTACGGTGGAAATGGTGCGGTGTTCAGCAACTGGGCGCAGTATCTTTTGACAATGAAATATCTGTCTGAAATGACAGACGAACAGACATTAACAATGTATTCCGGTCATCCGATGGGATTATTTCCTTCGCACAAAGATGCGCCGAGAGTGGTGGTGACGAACGGAATGATGATTCCGAATTATTCCAAGCCGGATGATTGGGAAAAATTCAATGCGTTGGGCGTTTCTCAGTACGGACAAATGACTGCCGGGTCTTATATGTACATCGGTCCGCAGGGAATTGTGCACGGAACGACGATTACCGTTTTGAATGCTTTCAGAAAAATCAATAAAGAACCAAAAGGCGGATTATTCGTCACTTCTGGTTTAGGCGGAATGTCCGGAGCTCAGCCAAAAGCCGGAAATATTGCAGGCTGTATTACGGTAATTGCAGAAGTGAATCCAAAGATTACAAAAATCCGTCACGAACAGAAATGGGTGAATGAAATCCACGAAAATCTGGATGATTTGGTTGCAAGAGTGAGAAAAGCGCAGGGAAATCAGGAAACGGTTTCTTTGGCTTACCTTGGAAACATCGTCGATATCTGGGAGAAATTTGATGAAGAAAATTTAAGAATCGATATCGGTTCAGACCAGACTTCGCTTCACAATCCTTGGGCGGGTGGTTATTATCCGGTCGGAATTTCGTTTGAAGATTCCAATAAAATGATGGCAGAAAACCCTGAATTATTCAAAGAAAAAGTTCAGGAAACCTTGAGAAGGCACGCTTCCGCTATCAACAAACATACAGCAAAAGGAACGTATTTCTTCGATTACGGAAATGCCTTTTTACTCGAAGCTTCCAGAGCCGGAGCTGATGTAATGTCGAAAAATCCTACAATTGGAAGGGAGTTCAAATACCCTTCATATGTTCAGGATATTATGGGACCGATGTGTTTTGATTATGGTTTCGGGCCGTTCCGTTGGGTTTGTACCAGCGGAAAACCGGAAGATTTGCAGAAAACCGATGACATTGCCTGTGCCGTTTTAGAGGAAATGATTAAAACTTCGCCAGAGGAAATCCAACAGCAGATGAAAGACAATATCACGTGGATTAAAGGCGCTCAGGAAAACAATCTGGTCGTTGGTTCGCAGGCGAGAATTCTGTACGCCGATGCGGAAGGAAGAATGAAAATCGCTGAAGCCTTCAATAAAGCCATTGCCAACGGAGAAATTGGAGCGGTGGTTTTGGGAAGAGACCATCACGATGTTTCGGGTACGGATTCGCCGTACAGAGAGACTTCCAATATTTATGACGGGTCGAGATTTACGGCAGATATGGCGATTCACAATGTGATTGGCGACAGTTTCCGTGGGGCAACCTGGGTGAGTATTCACAACGGTGGTGGCGTTGGCTGGGGCGAAGTGATCAACGGTGGTTTCGGGATGTTGCTCGATGGAAGCGATGATGCCGGCAGAAGATTAAAATCAATGCTTTTTTGGGACGTGAACAACGGAATATCCCGACGAAGCTGGTCAAGAAATGAAGGCGCAGTTTTCGCGATTAAAAGAGCGATGGAAGCGGAACCAAATTTGAAAGTGACGTTGCCGAATTTTGTGGATGAGGGTTTGTTTTAA
- a CDS encoding PIN domain-containing protein, whose translation MAEENKKHFIYKKQFPEWKSILDRKGKKTKDIIKQAVFVLDTNSLLAPYNIGKENIEEIGKIYKDLISKNRLFIPEHTLREFAKNRSLRISDLFTNIDNMLSSLPSIKRFEYPILGELKSYKNLEGTREKIIENIKDYKKHLSELKEDITNWNWTDPLTKMYQETFIEGIIITTALTEKELIEEYNQRIEDEIPPGNKDKSKENNGIGDFLIWKSILELGKKLNKDIIFISNDEKNDWLLKGNKKSISTKYELVDEYFRYTGGNNFVSINFNTFLENQGLDIDIKEVFNQLEVLFEKSIPTKYTLKNLKKISEAINLFLIYRDNDNNYIKERDFNEYVNGFKGSYKQEYFETEEWLNLADYFIVFDDLLTEISYLNNEIIYQNHRMKKDIRNDVIKMVALCNEFVKRYSNFESLI comes from the coding sequence ATGGCTGAAGAAAACAAAAAACATTTCATTTACAAGAAACAATTTCCGGAGTGGAAATCAATTTTAGATAGAAAGGGAAAAAAAACAAAAGATATTATTAAGCAAGCAGTTTTCGTATTAGATACAAACTCTTTATTAGCTCCATATAATATTGGTAAAGAAAATATTGAAGAAATTGGTAAAATTTATAAAGATTTGATTTCCAAGAATCGATTATTTATTCCTGAACATACACTTAGAGAATTTGCAAAAAATAGATCACTTAGAATCTCTGATTTATTTACCAATATAGATAATATGTTATCTTCACTTCCTTCAATAAAAAGATTTGAATATCCAATTTTGGGAGAACTAAAATCATATAAAAACCTTGAAGGAACCAGAGAGAAGATAATTGAGAATATTAAAGATTATAAAAAACACCTAAGTGAATTAAAAGAAGATATTACAAATTGGAATTGGACAGATCCATTAACAAAAATGTATCAGGAAACTTTTATCGAGGGGATTATTATTACCACAGCTTTAACTGAAAAGGAATTAATTGAAGAATATAATCAAAGGATTGAAGATGAAATTCCACCTGGAAATAAAGATAAATCAAAGGAAAATAATGGTATAGGAGATTTTTTAATATGGAAAAGTATTTTAGAATTAGGAAAGAAACTTAATAAGGATATTATTTTTATTTCTAACGATGAGAAAAATGATTGGCTTCTAAAAGGCAATAAAAAGTCAATTTCAACGAAATATGAATTAGTAGATGAATACTTTAGATATACTGGTGGGAATAATTTCGTTTCAATTAATTTTAACACATTTTTGGAAAATCAAGGATTAGATATAGATATTAAAGAAGTTTTTAATCAACTTGAAGTATTATTTGAAAAATCTATTCCAACAAAATATACCCTAAAGAACTTAAAGAAAATCAGTGAGGCAATAAATTTATTTTTGATTTATAGAGATAACGATAATAACTACATTAAGGAAAGAGATTTCAACGAGTATGTAAATGGATTTAAAGGTAGTTATAAGCAGGAATATTTTGAAACAGAAGAATGGCTTAATTTAGCTGATTACTTTATTGTTTTTGATGATTTATTAACTGAAATAAGTTATTTAAATAATGAGATAATCTATCAAAATCATCGAATGAAAAAAGATATTAGAAATGATGTAATAAAAATGGTTGCGTTATGTAATGAATTCGTAAAAAGATATTCAAATTTCGAGTCATTGATTTGA